In bacterium, one genomic interval encodes:
- the plsY gene encoding glycerol-3-phosphate 1-O-acyltransferase PlsY — MDILKIFFLFIFSFILGSIPFGYVLCKIIKKIDIRKYGSGNIGATNVYRVCGGFLGSSVLFLDIIKGYIPVFISRNFFEFSSIISILIGLAAILGHTFSPFLKGKGGKGISTSFGVIIALFPLSAFCSFIIFVLVLFIFHIVSVASITASFFLPISIYISSKDIPLTIFGIIIFIFIIYTHRENIKRLKKGKEKRIILPWEKK, encoded by the coding sequence ATGGATATTTTAAAAATATTTTTTCTTTTTATCTTTTCGTTCATTCTTGGAAGTATACCTTTTGGTTATGTTTTATGTAAAATTATTAAAAAAATTGACATAAGAAAATATGGAAGTGGAAATATTGGTGCTACTAATGTTTACAGGGTATGTGGAGGATTTTTAGGGTCATCTGTTTTATTTCTTGATATAATAAAGGGCTATATCCCTGTTTTCATTTCAAGAAATTTTTTTGAATTTTCTTCTATAATTTCAATATTGATAGGACTTGCTGCTATTTTAGGGCATACTTTTTCTCCTTTTTTAAAAGGTAAAGGCGGAAAAGGAATTTCAACAAGTTTTGGTGTTATAATTGCTCTTTTCCCATTATCTGCTTTTTGTTCTTTTATTATTTTTGTTCTTGTTTTGTTTATTTTTCATATTGTTTCTGTTGCATCAATTACTGCAAGTTTTTTTCTCCCAATTTCTATTTATATTTCCTCCAAGGATATTCCTTTAACTATTTTTGGAATAATAATTTTTATTTTTATTATCTATACTCATAGAGAAAACATTAAAAGATTAAAAAAGGGAAAGGAGAAAAGGATAATTTTGCCATGGGAGAAAAAATAG